CGCGCCGTAAGTTGGCGAACTCCTTGCGGACCCAGGCAGTGACGACCTTCTTCTTGTCCGAGCCGATCCCTTCGAATCGCGGGTCGCCGTCCAGATACCCGCGCATGTCCTTGAAGTCGGAGGCGTTGATCCGGTAGACTTTGACCGCGACCTCGGTGTCTTCCGGGCCTAATGCAGTATAGACGTTTGCCTCCTTGCCAGTCGAGATCGGCGCACCGAAGGCGTCGATGTGGCCGTCCTGGACGAGTTTGTACAGCGCAGCGAAGGTCGCGTCGTCGAAGACCGACGCTTCGACTTTGAACTGCTCGGTGTTCTTGATGCGTTTGCGAAACTCGCTGAACTCCCGATCTCGGCGGCGGGCGATCCGGTCGGCTTCGGTATCCGCGACCTCGATTTCCTCGAACTCGTCACCTGGCTTTTCGGCTCCCTCGTCGTCGATCAGGCCGAACTCAGCCATCGTCGCCCCGCGAAAACAGTCGGTGTGGGCCTCGATCCCGCTTCGACCCAGCCAGTCGGTGGGGTGCCACCGTCATGTCTCGCCCGTCACGGTTCCTGAATGTGGCCCTCCTCGCGCAACTGGTCGGCTTCCTGTTTCTCGTAGCGCCAGGTAACGTCGGCTTTCTCGTCTTGCCAGTCCCACGGACTGACCAGAACAACGTCGTCTTCGCGGATCCAGATGCGCTTTTGCATCTTGCCCGGGATACGAGCGGTCC
The sequence above is drawn from the Halorhabdus sp. CBA1104 genome and encodes:
- the rio1 gene encoding serine/threonine-protein kinase Rio1, with the translated sequence MAEFGLIDDEGAEKPGDEFEEIEVADTEADRIARRRDREFSEFRKRIKNTEQFKVEASVFDDATFAALYKLVQDGHIDAFGAPISTGKEANVYTALGPEDTEVAVKVYRINASDFKDMRGYLDGDPRFEGIGSDKKKVVTAWVRKEFANLRRAKEAGVRVPEPIAVERNVLVMEYIATDAEGRAKRLNEVHIENPETAFEVLREYMRRLYDAGLVHGDLSEYNVVFHEGQLVVIDLGQAVTVLSPNADDFLQRDCANVANFFAGLGVEVTAEELYDDITGDDE
- the eif1A gene encoding translation initiation factor eIF-1A, with translation MSDQERTDLRMPDDDEVFAIVTEMLGANRINVRCMDGVERTARIPGKMQKRIWIREDDVVLVSPWDWQDEKADVTWRYEKQEADQLREEGHIQEP